A single window of Candidatus Dependentiae bacterium DNA harbors:
- a CDS encoding transporter substrate-binding domain-containing protein yields the protein MVKKIILISTIILLFSSYYFFNKNTNKINDEILIIGTNAEYQPFSFVKNNKISGFDISLIKKICKNLSKKFELKDLPFDVLIPEIQRNSIDIIAAGMTPTKERENVLCFSKCYFAGDPLVIVSNKNNPFKTVDELTDKNVIVNDGYTADFYVSSISNINVIRLSNPASAFLALESGKAQAYVAAKSTVTPYLKQYDKNFILNIIPNTEEKYALAISRKNKNLIPQINSCIDQMEKDGTLTKLKEKWGLA from the coding sequence ATGGTAAAAAAAATTATTTTAATATCAACAATAATATTATTATTCTCTTCATACTATTTTTTTAATAAAAATACCAACAAAATAAATGATGAAATTTTAATAATTGGTACAAATGCAGAATATCAGCCATTTTCTTTCGTAAAAAACAACAAAATTTCAGGTTTTGATATTAGTTTAATAAAAAAAATATGTAAAAATCTTAGCAAAAAATTTGAATTAAAAGATCTACCATTTGATGTTTTAATTCCAGAAATACAACGAAATTCAATTGATATTATCGCTGCGGGGATGACCCCAACAAAAGAACGGGAAAATGTTCTTTGTTTCTCCAAATGTTATTTCGCAGGAGATCCACTCGTAATCGTTTCAAATAAAAACAATCCGTTTAAAACAGTTGATGAGTTAACAGACAAAAATGTTATAGTAAATGATGGATATACAGCCGATTTTTATGTTTCATCTATTTCTAACATAAATGTAATTCGTTTATCAAATCCAGCATCAGCATTTTTAGCTTTAGAATCAGGAAAAGCGCAAGCATATGTTGCAGCAAAATCAACAGTTACTCCATATCTTAAACAATATGACAAAAATTTTATTTTAAATATTATTCCAAATACGGAAGAAAAATATGCTCTGGCAATTTCTCGCAAAAACAAAAATCTAATACCTCAAATTAATTCATGTATAGATCAAATGGAAAAAGATGGGACTTTAACTAAATTAAAAGAAAAATGGGGACTTGCTTAA